A genomic window from Deltaproteobacteria bacterium includes:
- a CDS encoding DUF3387 domain-containing protein, with translation MDRENDRKNYPPDKQEKATKTVLEQAELLCANWAA, from the coding sequence ATAGATAGAGAAAATGATAGAAAAAACTATCCTCCTGATAAGCAGGAAAAGGCAACAAAGACGGTTTTGGAGCAGGCAGAACTGCTTTGCGCGAATTGGGCTGCGTGA